One genomic region from Phycodurus eques isolate BA_2022a chromosome 16, UOR_Pequ_1.1, whole genome shotgun sequence encodes:
- the clpp gene encoding ATP-dependent Clp protease proteolytic subunit, mitochondrial, whose amino-acid sequence MLFTSVFRSVRQGLKFRSIHHSPAWRSPLIPIVIEQTGRGERAYDIYSRLLRERIICVMGPIDDAVASLVIAQLLFLQSESNNKPIHMYINSPGGVVTAGLAIYDTMQYILNPISTWCVGQAASMGSLLLAAGTTGMRHSLPNARIMVHQPSGGARGQATDIAIQAEEILKLKKQINNLYAKHTGQLLETIENVMERDRYMSPMEAQDFGLIDLVLVHPPQAGKDEPELVQKESGTAASPSATLESPELDSASTGTPNPSH is encoded by the exons ATGCTTTTCACG AGCGTGTTCCGAAGTGTGAGGCAGGGACTGAAATTCAGATCTATCCACCACAGTCCTGCATGGAGAAGTCCTCTAATACCTATCGTTATAGAGCAAACG GGCAGAGGAGAACGGGCTTATGACATATATTCTCGCCTCCTCAGAGAGAGGATCATTTGTGTAATGGGTCCC ATTGATGACGCTGTGGCCAGTCTGGTTATTGCCCAATTGCTTTTTCTTCAGTCAGAAAGCAACAACAAACCAATTCACATGTACATCAACAGCCCTG GTGGTGTGGTGACAGCAGGCCTGGCCATATATGACACCATGCAATATATCCTTAATCCCATCTCCACTTGGTGTGTTGGTCAAGCAGCTAGCATGGGTAGTTTGCTGCTGGCAGCAGGGACAACAGGCATGAGGCATTCATTACCCAATGCCCGTATCATGGTCCACCAGCCATCTGGAGGTGCCAGG GGTCAGGCCACTGACATCGCCATCCAGGCTGAGGAGATcctgaaattgaagaaacaaataaacaatctCTATGCCAAACACACTGGCCAACTGCTAGAAACCATTG AGAATGTAATGGAGAGAGACCGCTACATGAGCCCCATGGAGGCCCAGGACTTTGGTCTTATCGACCTAGTCCTGGTCCACCCACCTCAAGCCGGTAAAGATGAGCCTGAGCTGGTTCAGAAAGAGTCTGGCACAGCAGCTAGTCCCTCTGCAACCCTGGAGTCTCCAGAACTTGACAGTGCCTCAACTGGGACACCCAACCCCTCTCACTAA